The following coding sequences are from one Strigops habroptila isolate Jane chromosome 18, bStrHab1.2.pri, whole genome shotgun sequence window:
- the STRIP1 gene encoding LOW QUALITY PROTEIN: striatin-interacting protein 1 (The sequence of the model RefSeq protein was modified relative to this genomic sequence to represent the inferred CDS: inserted 1 base in 1 codon), translating to MEPGGAGPLPGNNKARGGAAPPAKGRELGRPPRKDSEGYSESPDLEFEYADTDKWAAELSELYSYTEGPEFLLNRKCFEEDFRIHMRDKKWTELDRNQHRTHAMRLLDGLEVTAREKRLRVARAILYVAQGTFGECGSEAEVQAWMRYNIFLLLEVGTFNALVELLNMEIDNSAACSSAVRKPAISLADSTDLRVLLNIMYLIVETVRQEAEGDKPEWKSMRQTFRAELGAPLYNNEPFSVMLFGMVTKFCSGHAPHFPMKKVLLLLWKTVLCTLGGFEELQSMKAEKRELLGLPPLPEDSIKVIRNMRAASPPASASDLIEQQQKRGRREHKALIKQDNLDAFNERDPYKADDSREEEEENDDDNSLEGETFPLERDEVMPPPXQHPPSDRITCPKGLPWAPKVREKDIEMFLESSRSKFIGYTLGSDTNTVVGLPRPIHESIRTLKLHKYTSIAEVQVHMEDEFLRSPLSGGEEEVEQVPAEILYQGLLPSLPQYMIALLKILLAAAPTSKAKTDSINILADVLPEEMPTTVLQSMKLGVDVNRHKEIIVKAISAVLLLLLKHFKLNHIYQFEYMAQHLVFANCIPLILKFFNQNIMSYITAKNSISVLDYPYCVVHELPELTAESLEAGDNNQFCWRNLFSCINLLRILNKLTKWKHSRTMMLVVFKSAPILKRALKVKQAMMQLYVLKLLKVQTKYLGRQWRKSNMKTMSAIYQKVRHRLNDDWAYGNDLDARPWDFQAEECALRASIERFNSRRYDRAHSNPDFLPVDNCLQSVLGQRVDLPEDFQVNYDLWLEREVFSRPISWEELLQ from the exons ATGGAGccggggggcgcggggccgctCCCGGGGAACAACAAggcccgcggcggggccgcgccgcccgccAAGGGCCGGGAGCTGGGCCGGCCGCCGCGGAAGGACTCCGAG GGCTACTCGGAGTCCCCAGACCTGGAGTTTGAATATGCAGATACAGACAAATGGGCAGCAGAGCTCTCGG agctgtACAGCTACACAGAAGGACCAGAGTTCCTGCTCAACCGCAAGTGCTTCGAGGAGGACTTCAGGATCCACA TGCGGGACAAGAAGTGGACGGAGCTGGACAGGAACCAGCACCGCACGCACGCCATGCGCCTGCTCGACGGGCTGGAGGTCACTGCCAGGGAGAAGAGGCTCAGGGTTGCTCGAGCCATCCTTTATGTTGCCCAAG GCACGTTTGGGGAGTGTGGCTCTGAGGCCGAGGTGCAGGCTTGGATGAGGTACAACATCTTCCTCTTGCTGGAAGTGGGGACGTTCAATGCTTTGGTGGAGCTGCTGAACATGGAGATAGA CAACagtgcagcctgcagcagcGCCGTCAGGAAACCAGCCATCTCCCTGGCCGACAGCACAGACCTGAG ggtGCTGCTGAACATCATGTACCTCATCGTGGAGACTGTGCGGCAGGAGGCTGAGGGCGACAAGCCCGAGTGGAAGAGCATGAGACAGACCTTCCGAGCAGAGCTGG GAGCCCCCCTGTACAACAACGAGCCTTTCTCCGTCATGCTCTTTGGGATGGTGACCAAGTTCTGCAGCGGCCACGCTCCTCACTTCCCTATGAAGAaggtgctgctcctgctctggaaGACTGTGCTG TGCACCCTGGGCGGCtttgaggagctgcagagcatgaaggcagagaagagggagctgctggggctgccgccgctgccggaGGACAGCATCAAGGTGATCCGGAACATGAGAGCTGCCTCCCCCCCTGCCTCCGCCTCCGACCTCATcgagcagcagcagaagcgGGGCCGGCGCGAGCACAAG gcCCTCATCAAGCAGGATAACCTCGACGCCTTCAATGAGCGGGATCCCTACAAAGCTGATGACTCCcgtgaggaagaggaggagaacgATGATGACAACAGCCTGGAGGGAGAGACCTTCCCCCTGGAACGGGATGAAGTGATGCCCCCcc cccagcacccccccAGCGACCGCATCACCTGCCCCAAAGGGCTGCCCTGGGCCCCCAAGGTCCG AGAGAAGGACATTGAGATGTTCCTGGAGTCCAGCCGCAGCAAGTTCATCGGTTACACCCTTGGCAG TGACACCAACACCGTGGTGGGTTTGCCCAGGCCCATCCATGAGAGCATCCGAACCCTGAAGCTG CACAAGTACACGTCCATTGCAGAGGTCCAAGTGCACATGGAAGATGAGTTCCTGCGCTCCCCGCTCTCTGGA GGAGAAGAAGAAGTGGAGCAAGTCCCTGCAGAGATCCTGTACCAGGGGCTGCTGCCAAGCCTGCCCCAGTACATG atTGCTCTGCTGAAGATACTCCTCGCTGCAGCCCCCACTTCCAAAGCCAAGACAGACTCCATCAACATCCTGGCAGATGTCTTGCCAGAGGAGATGCC GACCACGGTGCTGCAGAGCATGAAGCTGGGGGTGGATGTCAATCGGCACAAGGAGATCATTGTCAAAgccatttctgctgtgctgctcctcctgctcaaGCACTTCAAGCTGAACCACATCTACCAG TTTGAGTACATGGCTCAGCACCTCGTCTTTGCCAACTGCATCCCGCTCATCCTGAAGTTCTTCAACCAGAACATCATGTCCTACATCACTGCCAAGAACAG catttctgtcCTGGACTACCCCTACTGTGTGGTGCACGAGCTGCCCGAGCTGACAGCAGAGAGCCTG GAAGCTGGAGACAACAACCAGTTCTGCTGGAGGAACCTCTTCTCCTGCATCAACCTCCTGCGCATCCTGAACAAGCTGACAAAGTGGAAGCACTCCCGCACCATG ATGCTGGTGGTGTTCAAATCAGCCCCCATCCTGAAGCGGGCGCTGAAGGTGAAGCAGGCCATGATGCAGCTCTATGTGCTGAAGCTGCTCAAGGTGCAGACCAAGTACCTGGGCCGGCAGTGGAGGAAGAGCAACATGAAGACCATGTCAGCCATCTACCAGAAGGTCCGGCACCGTCTCAACGACGACTGGGCTTATGGCAACG ACCTGGATGCCCGGCCCTGGGATTTCCAGGCAGAGGAATGTGCCCTTCGTGCCAGCATCGAGCGTTTCAACTCGCGCCGCTACGACCGGGCCCACAGCAACCCCGATTTCCTGCCGGTGGACAACTGCCTGCAGAGCGTGCTGGGCCAGCGCGTGGACCTGCCCGAGGACTTCCAGGTCAACTACGACCTGTGGCTGGAGCGGGAGGTCTTCTCCCGACCCATCTCCtgggaggagctgctgcagtga